The genomic DNA CGGAACCATGGCAGTTCAAGCACAGATCGGCGGTGCCGATGGCTTTCATGAAACGGAACTGCTTCTTGCCGTCCATTTCGACCACTTCGCCGAACGCGATGGCGTCAGGGCTTTCGCCGGCCGCTTTGCGATCCTCGAACTGCTGAAGCACTTTCTGCTCCCATGCATCCGGTTCATTGTGCGGATTGCGCAGCTTCAAGCTGGTGCGACCGACGCTCCAGCCGGATTTAGCGGATGCAGCGGCGGCAATTTCAGGCGCCTTTTCATTACAAGCGGCGATGGCGTTCACCGGCCCACCATTTTTCATGCCTTCCTGCAGGGCCATCTTCAACGGCCCGCCGAAAGATTTCACAACGGAAACGGCTTCACCCTTAAGCGCAGCGGCGTCCATAGCGTGCACAACACTTGCACTCGTC from Magnetovibrio sp. includes the following:
- a CDS encoding DUF3365 domain-containing protein, which translates into the protein MTAVALAATLTSASVVHAMDAAALKGEAVSVVKSFGGPLKMALQEGMKNGGPVNAIAACNEKAPEIAAAASAKSGWSVGRTSLKLRNPHNEPDAWEQKVLQQFEDRKAAGESPDAIAFGEVVEMDGKKQFRFMKAIGTADLCLNCHGSDIKAEVAAKLDGLYPGDQARGFSKGDIRGAFTLKKDL